Proteins encoded together in one Streptomyces umbrinus window:
- a CDS encoding transglycosylase domain-containing protein, translating to MSTRLRTLRTHLRHARTRLRRTRTRRLRRVLAALLVLFLTACAGLVVAYRMTGIPDPHPETVSQSTVFVDAEGEYLGRRGPVDRQDISLEQVPRHVQDAVIAAENRSFRTDSGVAPTAILRAAIATVTGGERQGGSTITQQYVKNALLTPEQSLSRKAREALIAVKLDRTRSKDDILEGYLNTVYFGRGAAGVESAARNYFGVGAKDLTVSQGAALAAIVNLPSYYERAGADAKVTGTLERRWAWVLDAMADSGAISDRERTAARFPAFRFYPPGDTDGGRQYLIDAASAEAADRLGITEDQLARGGYKVHTTFDLGLQDETAELVRDRTPADTKGARLHTAVVATVPGDGAVRVLYGGADYAHQPFNDAVDGAVEAGTATEPFTYAGIRLGEPLTGLPKEAAPTPMRLNSAYATVAAGGEYATPYTVTKITRGGTTVHTARPETRTAMGEKETAVVTELMHGSLGPDAPYAPGTAVKPVATGVGAAFLPVTSHAAGAGSGPGARTVWQSVYSPRLALTVALFAERGGKPARVAGLTGEYPPAEHAALQAGEVWRLAGSPGTEGPAAEAWPEDKGRTKPKLEPRPRP from the coding sequence ATGAGCACCCGCCTCCGCACCCTGCGGACCCACCTCCGCCACGCGCGCACCCGCCTCCGCCGCACCCGGACCCGCCGTCTGCGGCGCGTCCTGGCCGCCCTTCTCGTCCTGTTCCTCACGGCCTGCGCCGGGCTCGTCGTCGCGTACCGCATGACCGGGATCCCCGACCCGCACCCGGAGACGGTCAGCCAGAGCACGGTCTTCGTGGACGCCGAGGGCGAGTACCTGGGCCGGCGCGGACCGGTCGACCGCCAGGACATCTCCCTCGAGCAGGTGCCCCGGCACGTCCAGGACGCCGTGATCGCCGCGGAGAACCGCTCCTTCCGTACGGACTCGGGGGTCGCCCCGACCGCGATCCTGCGGGCGGCGATCGCGACCGTGACGGGCGGCGAGCGGCAGGGCGGCTCCACGATCACGCAGCAGTACGTGAAGAACGCCCTGCTGACCCCGGAGCAGTCGCTGAGCCGCAAGGCGCGCGAGGCCCTGATCGCCGTGAAGCTCGACCGCACGCGGTCCAAGGACGACATCCTGGAGGGCTACCTCAACACGGTGTACTTCGGCCGTGGCGCGGCCGGTGTCGAATCGGCGGCGCGGAACTACTTCGGCGTGGGCGCGAAGGACTTGACGGTCTCCCAGGGCGCGGCCCTCGCGGCGATCGTCAACCTCCCCTCCTACTACGAGCGGGCCGGCGCCGACGCGAAGGTGACCGGGACGCTGGAGCGCCGCTGGGCCTGGGTGCTCGACGCCATGGCGGACTCGGGCGCGATCAGCGACCGCGAGCGGACGGCCGCCCGCTTCCCGGCGTTCCGCTTCTATCCGCCGGGCGACACGGACGGCGGGCGTCAGTACCTGATCGACGCGGCGTCCGCCGAGGCCGCCGACCGGCTCGGCATCACCGAGGACCAGTTGGCGCGCGGCGGCTACAAGGTGCACACCACCTTCGACCTCGGTCTCCAGGACGAGACGGCGGAGCTGGTCCGTGACCGTACGCCCGCGGACACGAAGGGGGCGCGGCTGCACACCGCGGTCGTCGCGACCGTGCCCGGCGACGGCGCGGTCCGTGTGCTGTACGGCGGCGCGGACTACGCGCACCAGCCGTTCAACGACGCCGTCGACGGGGCGGTCGAGGCGGGCACGGCCACCGAACCGTTCACGTACGCGGGCATCCGGCTGGGCGAGCCGCTGACCGGCCTGCCGAAGGAGGCGGCCCCGACGCCGATGCGCCTGAACTCCGCGTACGCGACCGTGGCCGCCGGGGGTGAGTACGCGACGCCGTACACGGTCACGAAGATCACCCGCGGCGGCACCACGGTGCACACCGCGCGCCCGGAGACGCGTACCGCGATGGGCGAGAAGGAAACCGCGGTGGTCACCGAGCTGATGCACGGTTCGCTCGGTCCGGACGCTCCGTACGCTCCGGGCACCGCGGTCAAGCCGGTCGCGACGGGGGTCGGGGCCGCGTTCCTGCCGGTGACCAGTCATGCGGCGGGCGCGGGCAGCGGGCCGGGGGCGCGGACGGTGTGGCAGAGCGTGTACTCGCCGCGGCTCGCCCTCACCGTCGCCCTGTTCGCCGAGCGCGGGGGCAAGCCGGCCCGGGTCGCGGGGCTGACCGGCGAGTACCCGCCCGCCGAGCACGCGGCGCTGCAGGCGGGGGAGGTGTGGCGGCTGGCGGGTTCACCCGGGACGGAGGGGCCTGCGGCGGAGGCCTGGCCGGAGGACAAGGGCAGAACCAAGCCGAAACTGGAGCCGAGGCCGAGGCCGTAG